One Rhododendron vialii isolate Sample 1 chromosome 2a, ASM3025357v1 genomic region harbors:
- the LOC131311748 gene encoding uncharacterized protein LOC131311748 gives MIALKNFKCSYQSSFLSSHSFPQWCMKSKSGFAPRQVASTAAQVRKLGVRACAGEGEKKAERRSFLTLEEAGLVEISGLGTHERFLCRLTISSLNLLRVISEQEGCSIEELNAGKVCDWFMKDKLRREQKLDSAVLQWDDSEFQF, from the exons ATGATTGCACTAAAGAATTTCAAGTGCAGTTACCAATCCTCGTTTCTCTCCAGTCATTCATTTCCCCAATGGTGTATGAAATCGAAAAGCGGATTTGCACCGAGGCAGGTTGCTTCTACTGCTGCACAAGTTAGAAAGCTGGGAGTGAGGGCTTGCGCTGGTGAAGGAGAGAAGAAGGCCGAAAGACGAAGCTTCTTGACTCTAGAAGAAGCCGGTCTGGTCGAGATTTCCGGTCTTGGCACTCACGAGCGCTTCTTATGCCGCTTAACC ATATCATCACTGAATCTACTGAGAGTGATATCAGAGCAAGAAGGGTGTTCAATTGAGGAGCTGAATGCAGGGAAGGTGTGTGATTGGTTCATGAAGGATAAGCTCAGGAGAGAGCAAAAACTGGATTCCGCTGTCCTTCAGTGGGATGATTCTGAATTCCAGTTTTGA
- the LOC131311758 gene encoding vesicle-associated protein 4-2: MAIADQRATSDGKILGLFKLPFRNPSTTTSSSSSGNATSNSLFDGSNPRSYANSNNASSSSVSSVARSILPTRRRLRLDPSKKLYFPYEPGKQVQSAIRIKNTSKSHVAFKFQTTAPKSCFMRPPGAILTPGESLIATVFKFVEPPENGEKPLDPKTKVKFKIMSLKVKGAMDYAPELFDEQKDQSVLEQILRVVFLDVERPTPALEKLKRQLAEAEAALEARKKPPEDTGPKIIGEGLVIDEWKERRERYLARQQVEGLDSV; this comes from the exons ATGGCTATCGCCGACCAGAGAGCGACGTCGGACGGGAAAATCCTCGGCCTGTTCAAGCTCCCTTTCAGGAATCCGTCGACGACgacgtcgtcgtcgtcgtctggCAACGCTACGAGTAATTCGCTGTTCGACGGATCGAATCCTCGCAGCTACGCTAACAGTAATAATGCCTCTTCGAGCTCGGTCTCTTCCGTCGCGAGATCTATTCTCCCGACCCGACGCCGTCTCCGCCTCGATCCGTCGAAGAAGCTTTACTTCCCCT ATGAACCTGGCAAGCAAGTGCAGAGTGCCATCAGGATAAAAAATACCAGCAAGTCTCATGTTGCTTTCAAG TTTCAAACAACTGCACCTAAAAGCTGTTTCATGCGCCCTCCTGGGGCTATTCTTACTCCTGGCGAGAGTCTCATTGCAACTG TATTCAAGTTTGTGGAGCCTCCGGAGAACGGTGAAAAACCTTTGGATCCGAAAACTAAAGTGAAGTTTAAGATTATGAGCCTTAAGGTCAAGGGAGCAATGGACTATGCGCCGGAACTT TTTGATGAGCAGAAGGATCAATCGGTGTTAGAGCAGATACTAAGGGTTGTTTTTCTTGATGTGGAACGTCCCACCCCT GCTCTGGAAAAACTAAAGCGCCAGTTGGCTGAGGCTGAGGCTGCGCTTGAGGCTCGCAAGAAACCTCCGGAGGACACAGGTCCAAAGATTATTGGTGAAGGGCTTGTCATCGATGAATGG aaagaaagaagagaaagataCCTTGCACGGCAGCAGGTCGAAGGGCTAGACTCTGTTTAA
- the LOC131311781 gene encoding vacuolar protein 8, whose product MPEPSNHNKEPNSPGSSASDPSLRRAIKLTTSLISLSHSIRVFSVKWQSIRTKLEDLLSGLASVENSGAGENPLLSGEIPAIFSTLNDCHNLSKGCLDLSFSGKLLMQSDLDIIGSKLDSHTKNLSSIYTAGILKNSYAIVVLRPGPAASMEDVRFYVKDLLARVKVGGTELRKQALVAFNEVIEEDEMYIKIAVEIGGFIGVLVSFLEFEEAEVQEEAAMAVSVIAGFDIYKSVLIGAGVIGPLIQVLESGSEIAKERCTRCLMKLTANSDNAWSVSAHGGVTALLKICASYDCGGELVGLACGVLRNLVGVEEIKKFIVEEGAISTFVRLLRSKDEVSLINAIEFLQSMASGDDSIRRMIVKEDGARLLLRVLDPKYSFILKSRLVALCGIMNLCFTSVFSLSILMNDGFLDHILYFLRNGELSIQELALKAVFKLCEISEDGNKAMGESGFMPVLVKLLDSKSFEVREMAAESLSIMISIHRNRKRFVQNEENVGLILKLLDPEEGNSGNRKLLLSILMSLTSCHGAKKKIVHSGYMKHIEKLAEAEVSDAQRIVRKLSSNRFRSMWSGIWHS is encoded by the exons ATGCCGGAACCCAGCAACCACAACAAAGAACCAAACTCGCCGGGATCCTCCGCTAGCGACCCGAGTCTCCGGCGAGCCATCAAGCTCACGACTtccctaatctctctctcccactccaTCAGGGTCTTCTCGGTCAAATGGCAATCGATACGTACCAAGCTCGAGGACCTCCTCTCCGGCCTCGCCTCGGTCGAAAACTCCGGCGCCGGCGAAAACCCGCTCCTCTCCGGCGAGATTCCGGCGATATTTTCCACCCTCAACGACTGCCACAACCTTTCCAAAGGATGCCTCGACCTGTCTTTCAGTGGAAAGCTTCTAATGCAAAGTGATTTGGACATAATTGGGTCCAAGTTGGATTCTCATACGAAGAATCTTTCGAGTATTTATACGGCTGGGATTTTGAAGAATAGCTATGCAATTGTGGTGTTAAGGCCTGGGCCTGCAGCTTCTATGGAGGATGTGAGGTTCTATGTCAAGGATTTGTTGGCAAGGGTGAAAGTTGGGGGGACTGAGTTGAGGAAACAAGCGTTAGTTGCTTTTAATGAAGTGATTGAGGAAGATGAGATGTATATAAAGATTGCTGTGGAGATTGGGGGTTTTATTGGAGTTTTGGTGAGTTTTCTTGAATTTGAAGAGGCTGAGGTTCAGGAAGAGGCTGCAATGGCAGTATCGGTGATTGcag ggtttgacatataCAAGAGTGTACTAATTGGTGCCGGGGTAATCGGGCCGCTGATTCAGGTTTTGGAGAGTGGAAGTGAAATTGCTAAAGAAAGATGCACAAGGTGTTTGATGAAACTAACCGCGAATTCAGATAATGCTTGGTCAGTTTCAGCTCATGGGGGAGTGACTGCACTATTGAAAATCTGTGCTAGTTATGATTGTGGTGGTGAATTGGTTGGCTTGGCTTGTGGGGTGTTGAGAAATCTGGTTGGGGTTGAAGAAATCAAGAAGTTTATTGTTGAAGAAGGTGCAATTTCCACCTTCGTTAGGCTATTGAGGTCTAAAGATGAAGTTTCACTAATAAACGCAATTGAATTCCTACAATCGATGGCATCTGGAGATGATTCAATTAGGCGAATGATAGTTAAAGAAGATGGGGCTCGGCTTCTACTACGCGTTTTGGATCCCAAGTATTCGTTTATACTGAAATCGCGGCTGGTGGCATTATGTGGAATAATGAATCTTTGTTTCACATCTGTGTTTTCCTTATCCATTTTGATGAATGATGGGTTTTTGGATCACATACTCTATTTTCTTCGAAATGGGGAGCTTTCGATTCAAGAATTGGCATTGAAGGCAGTTTTTAAGCTATGTGAGATATCGGAAGACGGGAATAAAGCAATGGGGGAATCGGGGTTTATGCCAGTACTTGTTAAATTGCTCGATTCTAAGTCATTTGAAGTTCGCGAAATGGCAGCTGAATCGCTGTCGATCATGATTTCCATCCACAGGAATCGGAAACGGTTTGTGCAGAATGAGGAAAACGTCGGCTTGATACTGAAATTGCTTGATCCAGAGGAGGGAAACTCAGGAAACAGAAAGTTGTTGTTGTCTATTTTGATGTCACTAACCAGTTGCCACGGTGctaaaaagaaaattgtacATTCTGGGTATATGAAACACATAGAGAAACTGGCAGAGGCCGAGGTTTCGGACGCGCAAAGGATTGTCAGGAAGCTGTCTTCGAATCGATTCCGCAGTATGTGGAGTGGAATCTGGCATTCTTGA